Within Amedibacterium intestinale, the genomic segment CACAGAGAAATCATATATCCTCTACTTCTGCCATGTCCATCTTTGACAGGCATGTCCAGATATCCAGAAGAAAACTTCCTGAATATCTGAATATCGACGAAGTCTACAGTTTCAAATCTGAAAACAGTTCCTATGTATGTGTCCTTCTGGATTTCAACTCCCAAAATGTCATCGATCTTCTTCCAGGCAGGAAAAAGTCCGAACTCATCAATTACTTTTCTTTCATTCCCCGAGAAGAAAGATGTGCTGTAAAGGCCGTATCTATTGATTTATGGGAAACCTACAGGATCGTCGCAAAGATGATGTTCCCCAATGCCGCCATAGCTGCGGATAAATTCCATCTCATCCAGGAACTGAACAGAAGAGTAGACAAGGTGCGTCTGCGTACGATGAATCAGTTAAAGAACTATAAGCTCATGGATCTGAAAAATGCAGATGCAGCTTCGATAGAAAAAGCTGAAAGAATGCGTAAACAGTATTACCTTTATAAAAAATTCAACTGGCTTCTCTTCACAAACGATCCTGCATATACAGATCCAAATAGAGAAAAGAAATATAATAAAGTACTTCAGGGATACTATAACTATAACGATATCCTGCATTATATGTGTTTGTATAACCCTGAACTTGAAGAAGCCATGAATCTGAAAGACAGGATGATATATTTCTATAAGAACAGTGATCTTGATAATGCAAGAAAAGATATCAATGAACTGATCAGTGCTTTCAGGGATTGTAAAGTACCTGAAATATCATCCTTTGCGAATACGATGACCAGATGGAAGACTGAAATAATAAATTCTTTTATCGTCACGAATGAACATGGAAGAAAGATAAACAGCGGGATCATAGAAAACAGAAACAGGACGATCAAATGTATCAAGCACAATTCCAATGGATATACCAATTGGAAACGATTCCGAAACAGAGTGCTTTATGTACTGAATAAAGATACCACTTATCACTTATACCCTAAGGAAGGAGAAAATGAAAATGAACAATAAAATTTATTACCAACGTAAAGAAAGATGGCTCAAAAGAGAACTTTACATTAAAAAGCAGCGCCTTATGATGCTGGAGCTGGAAGTAGAAAATCTACGATTGAAACTTCTTTTGGAAAAAGAAAAAAACAAAAATATTCTTCCATTCTGATATTAAAAACGAGAGAGCTGATCAGCTCTCTCATCCTTTACATCTTGTTTTCAATAAACATCTTTGGGGTACTGATGCCCACAAGTTATTTTATTGTCCTTTGTTAGTTTTACCACACGTAATTTTACAAAGCCAATTTATTTTTGTAAAATTGTTTGTAGTTTTGTTACAACTTCATCAAGTTTCACATTTTCATTTTCGCTTGCCGTACGTGCACGGAATTCCACATTGCCTTCAGAAATACCTCTTCCTACTGTAATACGATATGGAATACCGATAAGTTCCATATCTTTGAATTTAACGCCGACACGTTCCTTACGATCATCTAATACTACATCAATACCAGCTTTTTTCATTTCTTCATATAAAGCATTTGCAACTTTCATTTGCTCTTCATCTTTGCTGTTAACAACAACCACAGCCACTTCAAATGGCGCAATAGATGCTGGCCAGATAATTCCTGCCTCATCATTATGCTGTTCTACAACTGCTGCCATCGCTCTTCCTAACCCAAAGCCATAACATCCCATTTCTACTGGATGAAGTTTATTATTTATATCCTGGTATTCCAAACCAAGTGCTTTCGCATATTTTGTACCTAATTTAAATGTATTTCCTACTTCAATTCCTTTATCAAACGTTAATTTCTTTCCACATACAGGACAAATATCTCCTTCCTGTACCTGGGCAATATCCGCAACAGTTTCTACAGTGAAATCTTTCAAATTTACATTTTTAATATGATGATCTGTTTTATTTGCTCCTACAATAAAGTTTTTCATATGACTTATTTCACGATCCATGATAACTGGGCACTCAATTCCAACAGGACCGGCAAACCCAACTTTTGCATGTGTAACACGTTCTACTTCCGCAAAATCTGCCAATTCAATTTCTGTTGCTTTTAACAGTTTCAATACTTTAGTTTCATTTAGTTCTCTATTTCCTCTTAAAAGAAAAGCATATGTTTTTCCATCTACACGATAAATCAATGTCTTAACAAAATCTTTAGCCTGTTTCCCAAAAAATGCCGCAACTTCTTCTATTGTTTTCGCATTTGGTGTTTCCACTGTTTCCATTTCTAATTCTGCTTCATCACTGTCTTTTAAAACATCGACTACTTCTGTAACTTCCAGATTGCTGGAGAAATCACAGCCTTCACATCCAACAACCACATCTTCTCCAATTGGTGTAATTGCCTGGAATTCTTCACTCAAACTTCCTCCCATGGCACCAGTATCAGCCTTAACAATTTTATAAGTTAGATTTAAACGATCCATGATGTTTTTATATGCATTAAACATTTTCATGTAAGATGTATGTAGTCCATCTTCATCTACATCAAAGGAATATGCATCTTTCATAATAAATTCACGTACACGAATCAAGCCATAGCGAGGTCGTGTTTCATCTCTGAATTTTGTTTGAATCTGGTATAGATTATATGGGAAATCCTTATAAGAACTTCCTTTCATAGTTGCCGCAATTGTAAATAGTTCTTCATGAGTAGGCCCCATAACATAACGTTTCTGATAACGATCTTTTAATGCGAACATATTTGCCCCAAATGCTTCTCTACGACCACTTTTTTCATATACTTCCTCTGGAATCAAAACAGGCATCAATAATTCCTGTGCACCTGTTGCATCCATTTCTTCACGTACAATATTTTCAATCTTTTGTAAAACTCTTTTCCCCATTGGCATGATCATATAGATACCAGCACTGCTTTTTTTGATCATTCCTGAACGCACAAGCAGATTTCCACTTGTACTATCTTCATCTTTTGCATTTTCACGAATTGTGTAAAAGAAACTATTACTTAATTTCATACTTTATCCTCTTTTCTTAATAAACTTCTCTTCGATCTTTTACCATGACTTTACGAATCATAGCATCTTTTTCCATTTTACAAGGCACTTTTGCCTTAATGATCTGCATTGGTGTTTTTGCGACTTCCATTACATTTCCATCCATATCATATAGATCATTAAACATAAAACGTGTCGTTGTGATGGAAGGTCCAAATACCTCTGCTTCTATATGTCCTTTAAAGTTATTTCTAACTTCTAATGTTGCTTCTTTCGTTTCTTCATTATAATCTAGTACATACGCAATGAATTCCTGTGTAACACCAGCTCCATTAATTCCAAAAAGCTGACCGCTATAACGCGGCTGTCCTTCAAAGAAACCAACTCCTGTCGGTCGATTTTCCGCCTTTGCAAGTTCATCATAATACCATTTCATGCGTTCAGGCGTTAATCTTCCTTTTTCATAAATTTCATCAATCAGCAAGCGATACGCTTTTACAAGTGTCGCAATATAGTAAGCACTTTTCATTCGTCCCTCTATTTTTAAACTTGCTACACCTGCTTCTATCAAGTCAGCTACATAATCTGCACCCATTAAATCCTTACTTGACATAGAAAATAAATGCATATCATCATTTAGCTGACGATCTTTTTCAAATAAGCGATATTTCCAGCGGCAGCTTTGTGCACATCCTCCTCGATTAGCATCTCTTCCCGTCATATTGTTACTTAAAACACAACGTCCTGAATAAGAAATGCACATTGCTCCATGAAGGAATACCTCCAAAGGAACATCACTATTTTTAGCACTTTGTTTAATTTCTTCCAAAGTAGCTTCTCTGGCAAGCACAACACGATCCATTCCTTTGCTTTTCCAGTAATTTGCCGCAGCTGAATTGGTAGAAGAGTGCTGTGTACTCACATGCACTTCCAGTTTTGGTGCATATTTTTTAGCACACATCATAATGGTTGGAGATGCCGCAATAATTGCAGTTACTCCCACTCTTTCAAGTTCCATCAAGTATTCTTTCAATCCATCCATATCTTCTTCATGCGGCAGCATATTTACCGTTACATGTACATGGGCATTATGTTCTTTCGCAAATTGTACACCTTTCGCAATATCTTCAATATCAAAATTGCTGGCACGGGAACGTAAAGAAAACTGTTTTCCTCCAAGATATACGGCATCCGCTCCATAAAGAATCGCTATTTTTAAACGCTCTAAGTCCCCTGCCGGAGCTAAAAGCTCAATTTTCTTCATGTTCTTAGCCCTCCTTCACTTTACTTGTTTTTGTATAGTAGAAACCATGTGTTACATGATCTTTTTCATATTTCTTTTTGTATGCTTCAAACACTTCTCTTCCTTTAACCTCATCCTGTAAAATAGACTTGTATAGTTTTAAAGCTTCAATAACATAATCTGCATCATGGAAAATACCATCAATGCGAAAATGACGAATTCCTGCATGCACCATATCTTTGATTTCATCAAAACTGGATAACGTAAATCCAGTAAATACATGTGTTCCTGTTTCATCTTCCACAATTGGCATATGCTCATCTCTATGCTCTTCCATAAGATACAGATCCATCTTATTTCTAATATCTTCTTCTTTTCCTAAAAAAGAAAAATAATTACTTAATAAATTACGCTTACTGTGCATCATATTTAAGCGACCATGGATAATGACTTCACACTCTCCCTGCACTTTTTTCGCAATAGCACAAATTTCATCCAAAGTGATTTCTTTAGAAATCGTAACCATAGAAATTCCTTCATCTAAATAATACTGTACATCACTATGATTTGTTATTAATGTATCTGGATTGTAAATCAAACGATTTTCTATACCTAGTGCTTTTGCCTCCTGATAAACGCCCTCATCACCATAATAAATACCATCTACATCCAAGTCTTTTAAACGTTGTAAATGTTCACGTAAAGCCTCTAATTCTTCTTCCACAAAGAAGCGATTTACCAGTACATACATACGTAATCCTAATTTATGACATTCTTTCTTTACTAAAGGAAGTTCTTCTACAGAAAAATCATGTACGTTTCTAACAGAAAAAAACGGAGTTCCAATCACCACACTCGTACTTCCTGCTTCTTTTAATTTCTTCAAGTCTTCTAAAGAAAACGGGGTTGTAATAAAATCTATCATAACTCTCCATCCTTTCTGCATAGCATACCTACTATAATATAAGAAGTTTCTATCTAAATGTCAATTCTTTTCCTCTTTCTTCCTTGTAAAAATAAATAAAAAAATTACATACTAGAAGATATGTAAAAAACATGATATGGTTATAACTGGAAAGCAGGGATAGTATGATTCGAATCATTGTCGCAACAGATGAAAATCTTCTTATAGGAAATCCAAATGGATATTATGGCATGCCTTGGCATAATGATGAAGATTTAAAGCATTTTAAAAAAACTACACTGCATAACACTATTTTAATGGGATCTAAAACTTTCCAAACAATTGGGAAAGCTTTATCGGAAAGAAAAACAATTGTAGTATCAAAGAAAGGTGTTTCTTATCCTGATGTAGAAGTTGTTTCTTCATTAGAAGAAATACTAGAATCTTTTAAACAATCAGGGAAAGATATCTATGTATGTGGAGGTGCATCTATTTATAAACAGGCACTTCCCTGGTGTGATGAAATTCTATTATCACGTATACCTGGTCATCATGAAGGAAACATTTATTTTCCAAAAGAGTTTCAATATTATTTTACATTAGTAAAAAGAATACCTTATGAAACCTTTACCTTAGAAATTTACCATCGCAATTAAATTTAAAACATTTCATTTATACCAAAAACAAAGAAACAAGATATCAAATAAGATATTTAGTTTCATTGTTTTTTATATTCTATTTCCCTGCATACCATTAAGTACTCTTTTATCATAAAAATCATTTTACATCATCTTGTAATACCCCCATATCCTTTAAGGTATTCTCTATTCCATCTGCGATTTCTTTCGCAAATTCAGTTTGTTTTTCTTCTACCAACAAATACTCACAATCTTCTTTACTTTCTAGAAAACCAGCCTCAATCAAGACTGCAGGAAGTTCATTATAATGAAGCACGTGCAAAGGAGAGGTTTGTTCATCTTTTATTCCTCGATCGGTAATATAAGGAAGTGTTACGACCTCCTGTTCTATGTTTTCTGCCAGTTTCTCTGTTTGTTCGTCACTAGTTTTCGCCCATATTTCAAATCCTTGCCCATCTTTTGTTTCTGTCGCATTTGTATGGATAGATATAAATAAAGAAGCTCCACTTGTATTTGATATATGTACACGTTCTTCCAAATCCTGTAATTCATCACTTGGCCAGTCTACATGATCACTATCTCTTGTATATGTAACTGGAATATCTCTTCTTTCCAATTCCTCCCCTACTTTTTTTGTAATTTCTAAAGTAATATTTTTTTCATACACTCCATTAAATTCACTTCCTACATCATAACCTCCATGCCCTGCATCTAAAACAACCAATGGTTTTTCTTCTATAAAATCTAAAATAATTTCTGAAACAGGATTTCTAGGAAGAATATATACAAAACATAATAATAACAATACGATAACAACCAATTCTAAACAAATGATTTTCAACAAATGTTGAATCCGATTATTACGTTTTCTTTTTTTTCTCATTCTTTGACACCTCTAGTGTAAGTATAGCAGAAACAAACGCAATTTCCTATAAAAAAAAGAGGACCGAAGTCCTCTTGATTCGCTTACTAGATATCTTCTTTAGCGATTGCCAATAAACGTCTGTGACGTTTCTGAGCATCTTTCTTAGTTTTTTCAAACATTTCGTAAGCTGTTTCACCTTTTAATTTAGGTAACTGAGCGAAACGAGTTTCTGTTAACATGAAGTCTAACATTTTATCGTAATCTGGTTCTTTAGAGTCAATAGTCAATGGCTGTTCTTTTCTTGGATCATAACGATATAGATCTACATATCCACATTCAACAGCTTTTGCCTGTGTTCTCTGGTGGTTAGCCAATCCACCTTTAATACCGTGTTCAGCACATGGTGAGTAAGCTAAGATCAAAGATGGTCCATCATAGCTTTCAGCTTCTTTCAATGCTTTCAATGTCTGTGCTTTGTTTGCACCCATAGAAATAGAAGCTACATATACATGTCCATAAGCCATAGCAATCTGTCCTAAATCTTTCTTAGCTGTTGTTTTACCACCAGCAGCGAATTTAGCGATAGATGCAGCCTGACTAGATTTAGAAGACTGTCCACCTGTATTAGAGTAAACTTCTGTGTCTAGTACTAATATATTTACGTTCAAGTCGTTAGCTAATACGTGGTCTAATCCACCGTAACCGATGTCATAAGCCCATCCGTCTCCACCAACGATCCAGATAGATTTGCTTACTAAGTCATCTTCAGCTAATTCTTTAACTGCTTCAACACTTGATTTAGCAGCTAATTCTTTAATTGTTGGAGCTACTTCTCTTTCAGCTTCACGATCTCCGTGAACTTCGATATATTTAGCAAATGCTTCTTTCAATTCTGGTTCAACAGTTTCCATGTTGTCTTCCATAATTTTTAGAATACGTGCTTCTTTGTAGTTCTGTGACAATGCCATACCATAACCGAATTCAGCATTATCTTCAAACAATGAGTTTGCCCAAGCAACACCTTCTCCGTTTTTGTCATTAACAAATGGAGTTGATGGAGTTGAAGAACAGTAGATCATTGAACATCCAGTAGCATTAGCAACTAACATGTCACGTCCGAATAACTGAGAAACAAGTTTGTAGTATGGAGTTTCCCCACATCCTGGACATGCTCCACTTACTTCAAAGTAAGGCATTAAGAACTGAGATCCCTTAACTGTATCTTTAGGGAAGAATTCAGTTTTGTAATCAATCTGTTTGAATAGGTAATCTGCAAGTGGTTCCTGATCAAGTTTTTCGTTGATATCAACCATTTCAAGAGCTTTGTTACCTGCTTTACCTGGACATTCAACAACGCATAGACCACAACCTACACAGTTTGCAGGAGTAACCTGAATACGATATTTCATGTTTTCTACACCTTTACCCATTGCAGGAACTGTTTTGAATTCCATAGGTGCATTTGCAACTTCTTCGTCAGTCAACAAGAATGGACGAATAGTAGCATGTGGACATACGAAACTACAGATTCCACACTGGATACAGTTTTCTGGGTGCCAAGTAGGTACCTGTACAGCAATTGTACGTTTTTCTTCAAATGCAACATTGTTACGGATAGATCCATCTAACAAGAAGTCTCCAGTAAATGCAGATACTGGCATATCATATCCTTCAAGACCATTGATAACTGCAACATGGTTATCGAAGTATTCATCACCAGTCAATTTACGAGTTGAATCAAATGGAAGTTCAGCCCAAGCTGGATCTACAGTTACTTCAACGATTCCATCTTTACCAGCATCGATTGCTTTGTAGTTAAGTTCTACAACAGCATCACCTTTCTTAGAATAAGATTTTTTAGCGAATGCTTTCATCAAATCTACAGACTGACTTAATGGCATGATCTGTTCGTTCAATGCGAAGAATGCAGACTGTAGAATTGTGTTTGTTCTACGTCCCATACCGATTTCCTGAGCAATCTTAGTTGCATTGATGATATAGAATTTAGCATGTTTTTTAGCTAACTGAGCTTTCATACGGTTAGGCATATGCTCAACGATTTCTTCTTTAGAGAATGTTGTGTTCAACAAGAATGTACCACCATCTTTGATGTTTCTTACCATGTCATATTTGAACATGTAAGCATCTAGTGAACAAGAAATGAAGTCCGCATTACTGATATAGTAAGTTGAACGGATTGGAGATTTTCCAAAACGCAAGTGAGAACGAGTTACCCCACCAGCTTTTTTAGAGTCATATGCAAAGTAAGCCTGTGCATACATATCTGTGTTATCACCAATGATTTTTACTGTTGATTTGTTTGCAGAAACAGTACCATCAGAACCTAATCCCCAGAACAGACAGCTTGTGTAGTCTGCAGGAACATGGAATGTTTCATCACAAGGCAAGCTTGTGTGAGTAACATCATCATTGATTCCAATTGTAAATCCGTTTTTCAATTCAGTTTCATTTAGGTGATCAAATACAGCTTTAATGTGGTAAGCCTGTGTATCTTTAGAACCTAAACCATAACGTCCACCGATGATTTCGATGTCTTTATCTTTTAATGCAGCAAGTACATCCAAGTACAATGGTTCACCGATAGAACCTGTTTCTTTTGTACGATCCAATACAGCAATTTTCTTAACTGTTTCTGGAAGCACAGCCAATAAGTATTTAACAGAGAATGGACGATACAAGTGAACTTTGATCATACCAACTTTTTCTCCGTTTGCAGTCAATGCATCGATTGTTTCTTTAGCAGCTTCTGTAACAGAACCCATAGCAACGATAACACGTTCTGCATCTTTTGCACCATAATATGTAAATGGAGCATATTCACGTCCTGTGATTTCACTGATTTTTTTCATGTATTCAGCAACAACATCAGGAACTGCATCATAATGTTTGTTTCTAGCTTCAACACCCTGGAAGAAAATGTCATCATTTTCAGCACCACCACGAGTAACTGGGTTTGTGTGTGGGTTCAAAGCATTTTTACGGAATTTAGCCAAAGCTTCTTTATCAATTAAGTCTTTGAACACTTCTGTATCCATAACTTCGATTTTCTGAATTTCGTGAGATGTACGGAATCCATCAAAGAAGTGAATAAATGGAACACTTGCTTTAATAGCTGACAGGTGAGCAACACCAGCCAAGTCCATAGCTTCCTGTACAGAATGAGAAGCTAACATACATACTCCACTCTGACGAACAGAGTAAACATCTTCGTGATCACCAAAGATGTTAAGTGCTCTTGTAGCTAATGCACGTGCAGCAACATGGATAACTCCTGGCAAACATTCCCCAACCATTTTGTAAATGTTAGGAATCATCAGCAATAACCCCTGAGATGCAGTGAATGTAGTAGCTAGAGTCCCAGCCTGAAGAGCACCATGAACTGCACCAGCAGCTCCTCCTTCAGATTGAAGTTCAGCGACTTTTACAACACTGTCAAAAATATTCTTGCGACCCTGTGTAGCCCACTGGTCAACAACTTCAGCCATTGGTGAAGATGGTGTAATAGGATAGATCGCAGATAATTCGGTAAATGCATAGGCACAATGTGCAGCAGCAGTATTACCGTCCATTGACATAAATTTCTTTGTCATTTAGTTTTTCCTCCTTGCTTAACCTTTACTTTAATATTATAAAACTAATTTTATTATTTTACTAGGGATTTTTTTAGAAATCCTCTGTATATCCTCATCATTTGCACATTTTTTCACAAATTATGTTTCATTTTTCTTAAACAAAAGAAAAACGGCGCTGTCAAAACGCCATTTCTCTTAAAATACAATATGAATGTCTTCGTGTTTTTTTTCAGATATGTCTGCTTTGTTAACAGCTATAATTTCATGCATTTTTTCATCCTGAACATCAATCACAGCTCTTCCATTTAGAATCTTTCCATCCATTATCCAGT encodes:
- a CDS encoding ISL3 family transposase → MKNDTTSASISDDYILHLFHLQKEQIDSFQVNHQDDGVHVRIKLTPKTTSCPVCGFPTSKVKSYVHKRITHSMLNTEACYIDYQARRYICPACNKTFYEDNPFTFKGMKISLLTVYNVLRDLKNPADTFKSVAQRNHISSTSAMSIFDRHVQISRRKLPEYLNIDEVYSFKSENSSYVCVLLDFNSQNVIDLLPGRKKSELINYFSFIPREERCAVKAVSIDLWETYRIVAKMMFPNAAIAADKFHLIQELNRRVDKVRLRTMNQLKNYKLMDLKNADAASIEKAERMRKQYYLYKKFNWLLFTNDPAYTDPNREKKYNKVLQGYYNYNDILHYMCLYNPELEEAMNLKDRMIYFYKNSDLDNARKDINELISAFRDCKVPEISSFANTMTRWKTEIINSFIVTNEHGRKINSGIIENRNRTIKCIKHNSNGYTNWKRFRNRVLYVLNKDTTYHLYPKEGENENEQ
- a CDS encoding proline--tRNA ligase, producing the protein MKLSNSFFYTIRENAKDEDSTSGNLLVRSGMIKKSSAGIYMIMPMGKRVLQKIENIVREEMDATGAQELLMPVLIPEEVYEKSGRREAFGANMFALKDRYQKRYVMGPTHEELFTIAATMKGSSYKDFPYNLYQIQTKFRDETRPRYGLIRVREFIMKDAYSFDVDEDGLHTSYMKMFNAYKNIMDRLNLTYKIVKADTGAMGGSLSEEFQAITPIGEDVVVGCEGCDFSSNLEVTEVVDVLKDSDEAELEMETVETPNAKTIEEVAAFFGKQAKDFVKTLIYRVDGKTYAFLLRGNRELNETKVLKLLKATEIELADFAEVERVTHAKVGFAGPVGIECPVIMDREISHMKNFIVGANKTDHHIKNVNLKDFTVETVADIAQVQEGDICPVCGKKLTFDKGIEVGNTFKLGTKYAKALGLEYQDINNKLHPVEMGCYGFGLGRAMAAVVEQHNDEAGIIWPASIAPFEVAVVVVNSKDEEQMKVANALYEEMKKAGIDVVLDDRKERVGVKFKDMELIGIPYRITVGRGISEGNVEFRARTASENENVKLDEVVTKLQTILQK
- a CDS encoding peptidase U32 family protein yields the protein MKKIELLAPAGDLERLKIAILYGADAVYLGGKQFSLRSRASNFDIEDIAKGVQFAKEHNAHVHVTVNMLPHEEDMDGLKEYLMELERVGVTAIIAASPTIMMCAKKYAPKLEVHVSTQHSSTNSAAANYWKSKGMDRVVLAREATLEEIKQSAKNSDVPLEVFLHGAMCISYSGRCVLSNNMTGRDANRGGCAQSCRWKYRLFEKDRQLNDDMHLFSMSSKDLMGADYVADLIEAGVASLKIEGRMKSAYYIATLVKAYRLLIDEIYEKGRLTPERMKWYYDELAKAENRPTGVGFFEGQPRYSGQLFGINGAGVTQEFIAYVLDYNEETKEATLEVRNNFKGHIEAEVFGPSITTTRFMFNDLYDMDGNVMEVAKTPMQIIKAKVPCKMEKDAMIRKVMVKDRREVY
- a CDS encoding peptidase U32 family protein — encoded protein: MIDFITTPFSLEDLKKLKEAGSTSVVIGTPFFSVRNVHDFSVEELPLVKKECHKLGLRMYVLVNRFFVEEELEALREHLQRLKDLDVDGIYYGDEGVYQEAKALGIENRLIYNPDTLITNHSDVQYYLDEGISMVTISKEITLDEICAIAKKVQGECEVIIHGRLNMMHSKRNLLSNYFSFLGKEEDIRNKMDLYLMEEHRDEHMPIVEDETGTHVFTGFTLSSFDEIKDMVHAGIRHFRIDGIFHDADYVIEALKLYKSILQDEVKGREVFEAYKKKYEKDHVTHGFYYTKTSKVKEG
- a CDS encoding dihydrofolate reductase, coding for MIRIIVATDENLLIGNPNGYYGMPWHNDEDLKHFKKTTLHNTILMGSKTFQTIGKALSERKTIVVSKKGVSYPDVEVVSSLEEILESFKQSGKDIYVCGGASIYKQALPWCDEILLSRIPGHHEGNIYFPKEFQYYFTLVKRIPYETFTLEIYHRN
- a CDS encoding N-acetylmuramoyl-L-alanine amidase; this translates as MRKKRKRNNRIQHLLKIICLELVVIVLLLLCFVYILPRNPVSEIILDFIEEKPLVVLDAGHGGYDVGSEFNGVYEKNITLEITKKVGEELERRDIPVTYTRDSDHVDWPSDELQDLEERVHISNTSGASLFISIHTNATETKDGQGFEIWAKTSDEQTEKLAENIEQEVVTLPYITDRGIKDEQTSPLHVLHYNELPAVLIEAGFLESKEDCEYLLVEEKQTEFAKEIADGIENTLKDMGVLQDDVK
- the nifJ gene encoding pyruvate:ferredoxin (flavodoxin) oxidoreductase, which encodes MTKKFMSMDGNTAAAHCAYAFTELSAIYPITPSSPMAEVVDQWATQGRKNIFDSVVKVAELQSEGGAAGAVHGALQAGTLATTFTASQGLLLMIPNIYKMVGECLPGVIHVAARALATRALNIFGDHEDVYSVRQSGVCMLASHSVQEAMDLAGVAHLSAIKASVPFIHFFDGFRTSHEIQKIEVMDTEVFKDLIDKEALAKFRKNALNPHTNPVTRGGAENDDIFFQGVEARNKHYDAVPDVVAEYMKKISEITGREYAPFTYYGAKDAERVIVAMGSVTEAAKETIDALTANGEKVGMIKVHLYRPFSVKYLLAVLPETVKKIAVLDRTKETGSIGEPLYLDVLAALKDKDIEIIGGRYGLGSKDTQAYHIKAVFDHLNETELKNGFTIGINDDVTHTSLPCDETFHVPADYTSCLFWGLGSDGTVSANKSTVKIIGDNTDMYAQAYFAYDSKKAGGVTRSHLRFGKSPIRSTYYISNADFISCSLDAYMFKYDMVRNIKDGGTFLLNTTFSKEEIVEHMPNRMKAQLAKKHAKFYIINATKIAQEIGMGRRTNTILQSAFFALNEQIMPLSQSVDLMKAFAKKSYSKKGDAVVELNYKAIDAGKDGIVEVTVDPAWAELPFDSTRKLTGDEYFDNHVAVINGLEGYDMPVSAFTGDFLLDGSIRNNVAFEEKRTIAVQVPTWHPENCIQCGICSFVCPHATIRPFLLTDEEVANAPMEFKTVPAMGKGVENMKYRIQVTPANCVGCGLCVVECPGKAGNKALEMVDINEKLDQEPLADYLFKQIDYKTEFFPKDTVKGSQFLMPYFEVSGACPGCGETPYYKLVSQLFGRDMLVANATGCSMIYCSSTPSTPFVNDKNGEGVAWANSLFEDNAEFGYGMALSQNYKEARILKIMEDNMETVEPELKEAFAKYIEVHGDREAEREVAPTIKELAAKSSVEAVKELAEDDLVSKSIWIVGGDGWAYDIGYGGLDHVLANDLNVNILVLDTEVYSNTGGQSSKSSQAASIAKFAAGGKTTAKKDLGQIAMAYGHVYVASISMGANKAQTLKALKEAESYDGPSLILAYSPCAEHGIKGGLANHQRTQAKAVECGYVDLYRYDPRKEQPLTIDSKEPDYDKMLDFMLTETRFAQLPKLKGETAYEMFEKTKKDAQKRHRRLLAIAKEDI